Proteins encoded by one window of Arachis hypogaea cultivar Tifrunner chromosome 1, arahy.Tifrunner.gnm2.J5K5, whole genome shotgun sequence:
- the LOC112697288 gene encoding cold-responsive protein kinase 1 isoform X4 encodes MEVRLRSVVTYNNPESSMGAQNSSWSHHTSGALFFFLGGIIVLIILLILLFVYWMVIKRRSPQEAEEKMEKKPSIMSQHHDEVVKVTFSSKQQPGSMDFFSGSLGTISHFNLNTLRRATRNFHSKNLLGSGGFGPVYQGKLADGRLVAVKQLSAEKSQQGEKEFLAEVRLITSIQHKNLVRLLGCCTDGSQRILVYEYMKNKSLDRILYGKSDQFLDWSTRFQIILGVARGLQYLHEDSHLRIVHRDIKASNILLDEKFQPKIGDFGLARFFPEDQAYLSTQFAGTLGYTAPEYAIRGELSEKADIYSFGVLVLEIISCRKNTDLTLPSEMQYLPEYAWKLYEKSMVMGLVDPKLREHGLVEKDVMRAFHVAFLCLQPHAGLRPAMSEIVALLTFKVEMVSTPMRPSFFDRRPKKHDEDMPSWEAISDTFSVPIITDSNLPTSEDR; translated from the exons ATGGAAGTGAGACTGAGAAGTGTTGTAACTT ACAATAATCCAGAATCCTCTATGGGAGCTCAGAACTCATCATGGTCCCATCACACTTCAGGAGCATTGTTTTTCTTCCTTGGAGGGATAATAGTGCTTATCATATTGCTCATTCTTCTCTTTGTCTATTGGATGGTTATTAAACGGAGATCACCACAAGAGGCAGaggagaaaatggaaaagaaaccTTCAATAATGAGTCAAcaccatg ATGAGGTGGTGAAGGTAACATTTTCAAGCAAACAACAGCCAG GATCAATGGACTTCTTTAGTGGGAGCCTTGGGACAATTAGTCACTTCAACCTGAACACATTGAGAAGGGCAACCAGGAATTTTCATAGCAAAAATCTTCTTGGAAGTGGTGGTTTTGGCCCTGTTTATCAG GGAAAGTTGGCAGATGGAAGGCTAGTTGCTGTTAAGCAATTGTCTGCTGAGAAATCCCAACAAGGAGAAAAAGAGTTCTTGGCAGAGGTGAGATTAATCACAAGCATCCAACACAAGAATCTTGTTCGCCTTCTTGGTTGTTGTACTGATGGATCTCAAAGGATTCTTGTCTATGAATACATGAAGAACAAAAGTTTGGACCGCATCCTATATG gaaaaagtgACCAATTCCTGGATTGGAGCACTAGATTCCAAATTATTCTTGGAGTGGCACGGGGATTGCAATATCTACATGAGGATTCGCATTTGAGAATTGTTCACAGAGATATCAAAGCAAGCAACATTCTTCTTGATGAAAAGTTTCAGCCAAAGATTGGAGACTTTGGGCTAGCTAGATTCTTTCCAGAAGATCAAGCTTACCTTAGCACTCAATTTGCTGGAACATT AGGTTATACGGCTCCTGAATATGCTATTAGAGGAGAACTATCAGAAAAGGCCGATATCTACAGTTTTGGAGTTCTTGTACTTGAAATTATAAGTTGCAGAAAGAATACAGATCTTACTTTACCATCAGAAATGCAATACCTTCCTGAATAT GCATGGAAGCTTTATGAGAAGTCAATGGTGATGGGACTGGTGGATCCAAAGCTAAGGGAACATGGATTGGTGGAGAAGGATGTGATGAGAGCATTCCACGTGGCATTCTTGTGCCTACAGCCTCATGCAGGTCTGAGACCAGCCATGTCAGAGATCGTGGCACTGTTGACATTCAAAGTTGAAATGGTGTCAACACCAATGAGGCCATCGTTCTTTGATCGGAGACCCAAGAAGCACGATGAGGACATGCCCTCTTGGGAAGCCATATCAGACACTTTCTCAGTTCCAATCATAACTGATTCTAATCTTCCAACATCTGAAGATCGCTGA
- the LOC112697288 gene encoding cold-responsive protein kinase 1 isoform X3, whose protein sequence is MEVRLRSVVTYNNPESSMGAQNSSWSHHTSGALFFFLGGIIVLIILLILLFVYWMVIKRRSPQEAEEKMEKKPSIMSQHHADEVVKVTFSSKQQPGSMDFFSGSLGTISHFNLNTLRRATRNFHSKNLLGSGGFGPVYQGKLADGRLVAVKQLSAEKSQQGEKEFLAEVRLITSIQHKNLVRLLGCCTDGSQRILVYEYMKNKSLDRILYGKSDQFLDWSTRFQIILGVARGLQYLHEDSHLRIVHRDIKASNILLDEKFQPKIGDFGLARFFPEDQAYLSTQFAGTLGYTAPEYAIRGELSEKADIYSFGVLVLEIISCRKNTDLTLPSEMQYLPEYAWKLYEKSMVMGLVDPKLREHGLVEKDVMRAFHVAFLCLQPHAGLRPAMSEIVALLTFKVEMVSTPMRPSFFDRRPKKHDEDMPSWEAISDTFSVPIITDSNLPTSEDR, encoded by the exons ATGGAAGTGAGACTGAGAAGTGTTGTAACTT ACAATAATCCAGAATCCTCTATGGGAGCTCAGAACTCATCATGGTCCCATCACACTTCAGGAGCATTGTTTTTCTTCCTTGGAGGGATAATAGTGCTTATCATATTGCTCATTCTTCTCTTTGTCTATTGGATGGTTATTAAACGGAGATCACCACAAGAGGCAGaggagaaaatggaaaagaaaccTTCAATAATGAGTCAAcaccatg CAGATGAGGTGGTGAAGGTAACATTTTCAAGCAAACAACAGCCAG GATCAATGGACTTCTTTAGTGGGAGCCTTGGGACAATTAGTCACTTCAACCTGAACACATTGAGAAGGGCAACCAGGAATTTTCATAGCAAAAATCTTCTTGGAAGTGGTGGTTTTGGCCCTGTTTATCAG GGAAAGTTGGCAGATGGAAGGCTAGTTGCTGTTAAGCAATTGTCTGCTGAGAAATCCCAACAAGGAGAAAAAGAGTTCTTGGCAGAGGTGAGATTAATCACAAGCATCCAACACAAGAATCTTGTTCGCCTTCTTGGTTGTTGTACTGATGGATCTCAAAGGATTCTTGTCTATGAATACATGAAGAACAAAAGTTTGGACCGCATCCTATATG gaaaaagtgACCAATTCCTGGATTGGAGCACTAGATTCCAAATTATTCTTGGAGTGGCACGGGGATTGCAATATCTACATGAGGATTCGCATTTGAGAATTGTTCACAGAGATATCAAAGCAAGCAACATTCTTCTTGATGAAAAGTTTCAGCCAAAGATTGGAGACTTTGGGCTAGCTAGATTCTTTCCAGAAGATCAAGCTTACCTTAGCACTCAATTTGCTGGAACATT AGGTTATACGGCTCCTGAATATGCTATTAGAGGAGAACTATCAGAAAAGGCCGATATCTACAGTTTTGGAGTTCTTGTACTTGAAATTATAAGTTGCAGAAAGAATACAGATCTTACTTTACCATCAGAAATGCAATACCTTCCTGAATAT GCATGGAAGCTTTATGAGAAGTCAATGGTGATGGGACTGGTGGATCCAAAGCTAAGGGAACATGGATTGGTGGAGAAGGATGTGATGAGAGCATTCCACGTGGCATTCTTGTGCCTACAGCCTCATGCAGGTCTGAGACCAGCCATGTCAGAGATCGTGGCACTGTTGACATTCAAAGTTGAAATGGTGTCAACACCAATGAGGCCATCGTTCTTTGATCGGAGACCCAAGAAGCACGATGAGGACATGCCCTCTTGGGAAGCCATATCAGACACTTTCTCAGTTCCAATCATAACTGATTCTAATCTTCCAACATCTGAAGATCGCTGA
- the LOC112697288 gene encoding cold-responsive protein kinase 1 isoform X2 → MPIMLAFLPNIINNNASKIITPSLLFHYNNPESSMGAQNSSWSHHTSGALFFFLGGIIVLIILLILLFVYWMVIKRRSPQEAEEKMEKKPSIMSQHHDEVVKVTFSSKQQPGSMDFFSGSLGTISHFNLNTLRRATRNFHSKNLLGSGGFGPVYQGKLADGRLVAVKQLSAEKSQQGEKEFLAEVRLITSIQHKNLVRLLGCCTDGSQRILVYEYMKNKSLDRILYGKSDQFLDWSTRFQIILGVARGLQYLHEDSHLRIVHRDIKASNILLDEKFQPKIGDFGLARFFPEDQAYLSTQFAGTLGYTAPEYAIRGELSEKADIYSFGVLVLEIISCRKNTDLTLPSEMQYLPEYAWKLYEKSMVMGLVDPKLREHGLVEKDVMRAFHVAFLCLQPHAGLRPAMSEIVALLTFKVEMVSTPMRPSFFDRRPKKHDEDMPSWEAISDTFSVPIITDSNLPTSEDR, encoded by the exons ATGCCTATAATGCTTGCATTTCTACCCaacattattaataataatgCCTCCAAGATTATTACTCCAAGCTTACTATTTCATT ACAATAATCCAGAATCCTCTATGGGAGCTCAGAACTCATCATGGTCCCATCACACTTCAGGAGCATTGTTTTTCTTCCTTGGAGGGATAATAGTGCTTATCATATTGCTCATTCTTCTCTTTGTCTATTGGATGGTTATTAAACGGAGATCACCACAAGAGGCAGaggagaaaatggaaaagaaaccTTCAATAATGAGTCAAcaccatg ATGAGGTGGTGAAGGTAACATTTTCAAGCAAACAACAGCCAG GATCAATGGACTTCTTTAGTGGGAGCCTTGGGACAATTAGTCACTTCAACCTGAACACATTGAGAAGGGCAACCAGGAATTTTCATAGCAAAAATCTTCTTGGAAGTGGTGGTTTTGGCCCTGTTTATCAG GGAAAGTTGGCAGATGGAAGGCTAGTTGCTGTTAAGCAATTGTCTGCTGAGAAATCCCAACAAGGAGAAAAAGAGTTCTTGGCAGAGGTGAGATTAATCACAAGCATCCAACACAAGAATCTTGTTCGCCTTCTTGGTTGTTGTACTGATGGATCTCAAAGGATTCTTGTCTATGAATACATGAAGAACAAAAGTTTGGACCGCATCCTATATG gaaaaagtgACCAATTCCTGGATTGGAGCACTAGATTCCAAATTATTCTTGGAGTGGCACGGGGATTGCAATATCTACATGAGGATTCGCATTTGAGAATTGTTCACAGAGATATCAAAGCAAGCAACATTCTTCTTGATGAAAAGTTTCAGCCAAAGATTGGAGACTTTGGGCTAGCTAGATTCTTTCCAGAAGATCAAGCTTACCTTAGCACTCAATTTGCTGGAACATT AGGTTATACGGCTCCTGAATATGCTATTAGAGGAGAACTATCAGAAAAGGCCGATATCTACAGTTTTGGAGTTCTTGTACTTGAAATTATAAGTTGCAGAAAGAATACAGATCTTACTTTACCATCAGAAATGCAATACCTTCCTGAATAT GCATGGAAGCTTTATGAGAAGTCAATGGTGATGGGACTGGTGGATCCAAAGCTAAGGGAACATGGATTGGTGGAGAAGGATGTGATGAGAGCATTCCACGTGGCATTCTTGTGCCTACAGCCTCATGCAGGTCTGAGACCAGCCATGTCAGAGATCGTGGCACTGTTGACATTCAAAGTTGAAATGGTGTCAACACCAATGAGGCCATCGTTCTTTGATCGGAGACCCAAGAAGCACGATGAGGACATGCCCTCTTGGGAAGCCATATCAGACACTTTCTCAGTTCCAATCATAACTGATTCTAATCTTCCAACATCTGAAGATCGCTGA
- the LOC112697288 gene encoding cold-responsive protein kinase 1 isoform X1 — MPIMLAFLPNIINNNASKIITPSLLFHYNNPESSMGAQNSSWSHHTSGALFFFLGGIIVLIILLILLFVYWMVIKRRSPQEAEEKMEKKPSIMSQHHADEVVKVTFSSKQQPGSMDFFSGSLGTISHFNLNTLRRATRNFHSKNLLGSGGFGPVYQGKLADGRLVAVKQLSAEKSQQGEKEFLAEVRLITSIQHKNLVRLLGCCTDGSQRILVYEYMKNKSLDRILYGKSDQFLDWSTRFQIILGVARGLQYLHEDSHLRIVHRDIKASNILLDEKFQPKIGDFGLARFFPEDQAYLSTQFAGTLGYTAPEYAIRGELSEKADIYSFGVLVLEIISCRKNTDLTLPSEMQYLPEYAWKLYEKSMVMGLVDPKLREHGLVEKDVMRAFHVAFLCLQPHAGLRPAMSEIVALLTFKVEMVSTPMRPSFFDRRPKKHDEDMPSWEAISDTFSVPIITDSNLPTSEDR, encoded by the exons ATGCCTATAATGCTTGCATTTCTACCCaacattattaataataatgCCTCCAAGATTATTACTCCAAGCTTACTATTTCATT ACAATAATCCAGAATCCTCTATGGGAGCTCAGAACTCATCATGGTCCCATCACACTTCAGGAGCATTGTTTTTCTTCCTTGGAGGGATAATAGTGCTTATCATATTGCTCATTCTTCTCTTTGTCTATTGGATGGTTATTAAACGGAGATCACCACAAGAGGCAGaggagaaaatggaaaagaaaccTTCAATAATGAGTCAAcaccatg CAGATGAGGTGGTGAAGGTAACATTTTCAAGCAAACAACAGCCAG GATCAATGGACTTCTTTAGTGGGAGCCTTGGGACAATTAGTCACTTCAACCTGAACACATTGAGAAGGGCAACCAGGAATTTTCATAGCAAAAATCTTCTTGGAAGTGGTGGTTTTGGCCCTGTTTATCAG GGAAAGTTGGCAGATGGAAGGCTAGTTGCTGTTAAGCAATTGTCTGCTGAGAAATCCCAACAAGGAGAAAAAGAGTTCTTGGCAGAGGTGAGATTAATCACAAGCATCCAACACAAGAATCTTGTTCGCCTTCTTGGTTGTTGTACTGATGGATCTCAAAGGATTCTTGTCTATGAATACATGAAGAACAAAAGTTTGGACCGCATCCTATATG gaaaaagtgACCAATTCCTGGATTGGAGCACTAGATTCCAAATTATTCTTGGAGTGGCACGGGGATTGCAATATCTACATGAGGATTCGCATTTGAGAATTGTTCACAGAGATATCAAAGCAAGCAACATTCTTCTTGATGAAAAGTTTCAGCCAAAGATTGGAGACTTTGGGCTAGCTAGATTCTTTCCAGAAGATCAAGCTTACCTTAGCACTCAATTTGCTGGAACATT AGGTTATACGGCTCCTGAATATGCTATTAGAGGAGAACTATCAGAAAAGGCCGATATCTACAGTTTTGGAGTTCTTGTACTTGAAATTATAAGTTGCAGAAAGAATACAGATCTTACTTTACCATCAGAAATGCAATACCTTCCTGAATAT GCATGGAAGCTTTATGAGAAGTCAATGGTGATGGGACTGGTGGATCCAAAGCTAAGGGAACATGGATTGGTGGAGAAGGATGTGATGAGAGCATTCCACGTGGCATTCTTGTGCCTACAGCCTCATGCAGGTCTGAGACCAGCCATGTCAGAGATCGTGGCACTGTTGACATTCAAAGTTGAAATGGTGTCAACACCAATGAGGCCATCGTTCTTTGATCGGAGACCCAAGAAGCACGATGAGGACATGCCCTCTTGGGAAGCCATATCAGACACTTTCTCAGTTCCAATCATAACTGATTCTAATCTTCCAACATCTGAAGATCGCTGA
- the LOC112697288 gene encoding cold-responsive protein kinase 1 isoform X6: MGAQNSSWSHHTSGALFFFLGGIIVLIILLILLFVYWMVIKRRSPQEAEEKMEKKPSIMSQHHDEVVKVTFSSKQQPGSMDFFSGSLGTISHFNLNTLRRATRNFHSKNLLGSGGFGPVYQGKLADGRLVAVKQLSAEKSQQGEKEFLAEVRLITSIQHKNLVRLLGCCTDGSQRILVYEYMKNKSLDRILYGKSDQFLDWSTRFQIILGVARGLQYLHEDSHLRIVHRDIKASNILLDEKFQPKIGDFGLARFFPEDQAYLSTQFAGTLGYTAPEYAIRGELSEKADIYSFGVLVLEIISCRKNTDLTLPSEMQYLPEYAWKLYEKSMVMGLVDPKLREHGLVEKDVMRAFHVAFLCLQPHAGLRPAMSEIVALLTFKVEMVSTPMRPSFFDRRPKKHDEDMPSWEAISDTFSVPIITDSNLPTSEDR; the protein is encoded by the exons ATGGGAGCTCAGAACTCATCATGGTCCCATCACACTTCAGGAGCATTGTTTTTCTTCCTTGGAGGGATAATAGTGCTTATCATATTGCTCATTCTTCTCTTTGTCTATTGGATGGTTATTAAACGGAGATCACCACAAGAGGCAGaggagaaaatggaaaagaaaccTTCAATAATGAGTCAAcaccatg ATGAGGTGGTGAAGGTAACATTTTCAAGCAAACAACAGCCAG GATCAATGGACTTCTTTAGTGGGAGCCTTGGGACAATTAGTCACTTCAACCTGAACACATTGAGAAGGGCAACCAGGAATTTTCATAGCAAAAATCTTCTTGGAAGTGGTGGTTTTGGCCCTGTTTATCAG GGAAAGTTGGCAGATGGAAGGCTAGTTGCTGTTAAGCAATTGTCTGCTGAGAAATCCCAACAAGGAGAAAAAGAGTTCTTGGCAGAGGTGAGATTAATCACAAGCATCCAACACAAGAATCTTGTTCGCCTTCTTGGTTGTTGTACTGATGGATCTCAAAGGATTCTTGTCTATGAATACATGAAGAACAAAAGTTTGGACCGCATCCTATATG gaaaaagtgACCAATTCCTGGATTGGAGCACTAGATTCCAAATTATTCTTGGAGTGGCACGGGGATTGCAATATCTACATGAGGATTCGCATTTGAGAATTGTTCACAGAGATATCAAAGCAAGCAACATTCTTCTTGATGAAAAGTTTCAGCCAAAGATTGGAGACTTTGGGCTAGCTAGATTCTTTCCAGAAGATCAAGCTTACCTTAGCACTCAATTTGCTGGAACATT AGGTTATACGGCTCCTGAATATGCTATTAGAGGAGAACTATCAGAAAAGGCCGATATCTACAGTTTTGGAGTTCTTGTACTTGAAATTATAAGTTGCAGAAAGAATACAGATCTTACTTTACCATCAGAAATGCAATACCTTCCTGAATAT GCATGGAAGCTTTATGAGAAGTCAATGGTGATGGGACTGGTGGATCCAAAGCTAAGGGAACATGGATTGGTGGAGAAGGATGTGATGAGAGCATTCCACGTGGCATTCTTGTGCCTACAGCCTCATGCAGGTCTGAGACCAGCCATGTCAGAGATCGTGGCACTGTTGACATTCAAAGTTGAAATGGTGTCAACACCAATGAGGCCATCGTTCTTTGATCGGAGACCCAAGAAGCACGATGAGGACATGCCCTCTTGGGAAGCCATATCAGACACTTTCTCAGTTCCAATCATAACTGATTCTAATCTTCCAACATCTGAAGATCGCTGA
- the LOC112697288 gene encoding cold-responsive protein kinase 1 isoform X5, which translates to MGAQNSSWSHHTSGALFFFLGGIIVLIILLILLFVYWMVIKRRSPQEAEEKMEKKPSIMSQHHADEVVKVTFSSKQQPGSMDFFSGSLGTISHFNLNTLRRATRNFHSKNLLGSGGFGPVYQGKLADGRLVAVKQLSAEKSQQGEKEFLAEVRLITSIQHKNLVRLLGCCTDGSQRILVYEYMKNKSLDRILYGKSDQFLDWSTRFQIILGVARGLQYLHEDSHLRIVHRDIKASNILLDEKFQPKIGDFGLARFFPEDQAYLSTQFAGTLGYTAPEYAIRGELSEKADIYSFGVLVLEIISCRKNTDLTLPSEMQYLPEYAWKLYEKSMVMGLVDPKLREHGLVEKDVMRAFHVAFLCLQPHAGLRPAMSEIVALLTFKVEMVSTPMRPSFFDRRPKKHDEDMPSWEAISDTFSVPIITDSNLPTSEDR; encoded by the exons ATGGGAGCTCAGAACTCATCATGGTCCCATCACACTTCAGGAGCATTGTTTTTCTTCCTTGGAGGGATAATAGTGCTTATCATATTGCTCATTCTTCTCTTTGTCTATTGGATGGTTATTAAACGGAGATCACCACAAGAGGCAGaggagaaaatggaaaagaaaccTTCAATAATGAGTCAAcaccatg CAGATGAGGTGGTGAAGGTAACATTTTCAAGCAAACAACAGCCAG GATCAATGGACTTCTTTAGTGGGAGCCTTGGGACAATTAGTCACTTCAACCTGAACACATTGAGAAGGGCAACCAGGAATTTTCATAGCAAAAATCTTCTTGGAAGTGGTGGTTTTGGCCCTGTTTATCAG GGAAAGTTGGCAGATGGAAGGCTAGTTGCTGTTAAGCAATTGTCTGCTGAGAAATCCCAACAAGGAGAAAAAGAGTTCTTGGCAGAGGTGAGATTAATCACAAGCATCCAACACAAGAATCTTGTTCGCCTTCTTGGTTGTTGTACTGATGGATCTCAAAGGATTCTTGTCTATGAATACATGAAGAACAAAAGTTTGGACCGCATCCTATATG gaaaaagtgACCAATTCCTGGATTGGAGCACTAGATTCCAAATTATTCTTGGAGTGGCACGGGGATTGCAATATCTACATGAGGATTCGCATTTGAGAATTGTTCACAGAGATATCAAAGCAAGCAACATTCTTCTTGATGAAAAGTTTCAGCCAAAGATTGGAGACTTTGGGCTAGCTAGATTCTTTCCAGAAGATCAAGCTTACCTTAGCACTCAATTTGCTGGAACATT AGGTTATACGGCTCCTGAATATGCTATTAGAGGAGAACTATCAGAAAAGGCCGATATCTACAGTTTTGGAGTTCTTGTACTTGAAATTATAAGTTGCAGAAAGAATACAGATCTTACTTTACCATCAGAAATGCAATACCTTCCTGAATAT GCATGGAAGCTTTATGAGAAGTCAATGGTGATGGGACTGGTGGATCCAAAGCTAAGGGAACATGGATTGGTGGAGAAGGATGTGATGAGAGCATTCCACGTGGCATTCTTGTGCCTACAGCCTCATGCAGGTCTGAGACCAGCCATGTCAGAGATCGTGGCACTGTTGACATTCAAAGTTGAAATGGTGTCAACACCAATGAGGCCATCGTTCTTTGATCGGAGACCCAAGAAGCACGATGAGGACATGCCCTCTTGGGAAGCCATATCAGACACTTTCTCAGTTCCAATCATAACTGATTCTAATCTTCCAACATCTGAAGATCGCTGA
- the LOC112697323 gene encoding protein trichome birefringence-like 5, with protein MASSSHKNRSSVSTLFFLTLFLLSAFLFIFFFRNRDPALTLRSDLLLLHPPPLSIHVHPPNNTQTQPETETKPEPESAVATPTETDTDTDTDTKISVDNTDDTQAESDAQYENTVNGSNGDNDSSDTDDEVGAVKKQLDCDLYSGTWVKDEGNYPIYKPSSCPYVDEAYDCQANGRKDSDYTKWRWKPHGCDLPRFSPTDFLKRLRGKRLMLVGDSMNRNQFESILCMLREGLQDKTKMYEIHGYKITKGRGYFVFKFEDYNCTVEFVRSHFLVREGVRVKAQGGSNPTLSIDRIDKTFRRWKKADILVFNTGHWWTHGKTARGVNYYKEGDQLYPKFDAVEAYRRAIKTWAKWIDHNINPKKQIVYYRGYSSAHFRGGDWDSGGSCNGEIEPVLSGSILDNYPLKMKIVEEAIQGMKFPVTLLNVTRMTNFRKDGHPSVYGRNVTGLKRVSTRRQDCSHWCLPGVPDAWNELIYANLVLQQANSRS; from the exons ATGGCTTCTTCTTCTCATAAGAACCGTTCTTCTGTTTCCACGCTTTTCTTCCTCACATTGTTCCTCCTATCagcattcctcttcatcttcttcttcaggaATCGCGACCCCGCTCTCACCCTCCGCTCAGATCTCCTCCTTCTCCACCCTCCTCCGCTCTCCATCCACGTCCACCCTCCCAATAACACCCAAACTCAACCCGAAACCGAAACCAAACCCGAACCCGAGTCTGCCGTCGCCACCCCCACCGAAACCGACACCGACACCGACACCGACACCAAAATCTCAGTCGATAACACTGACGACACTCAAGCAGAATCCGACGCCCAATACGAAAACACAGTGAATGGAAGCAACGGTGATAACGATAGCAGTGATACTGATGATGAGGTAGGAGCGGTGAAGAAGCAATTAGATTGCGACTTGTACAGTGGAACCTGGGTTAAAGATGAAGGGAATTACCCAATTTACAAACCTAGTAGTTGCCCTTACGTGGACGAGGCTTACGATTGCCAGGCCAACGGTAGAAAGGATTCTGACTACACCAAGTGGCGCTGGAAGCCCCATGGCTGTGATCTTCCCAGGTTTAGTCCCACTGACTTCTTGAAAAGACTCCGAGGTAAAAGACTCATGCTGGTTGGAGATTCCATGAACAGGAACCAATTTGAATCCATCTTGTGCATGCTCCGTGAAGGCCTTCAAGATAAGACTAAAATGTATGAGATTCATGGATACAAAATTACAAAAGGAAGAGGCTACTTTGTTTTCAAATTTGAg GACTATAATTGTACTGTGGAGTTTGTGAGATCTCATTTCCTTGTGAGGGAAGGAGTTCGAGTTAAGGCACAAGGCGGCTCGAATCCTACATTGTCAATAGATCGGATTGACAAGACTTTTCGCCGATGGAAGAAGGCTGACATTCTTGTCTTTAACACTGGTCACTGGTGGACTCATGGAAAAACTGCTCGAGG CGTAAATTATTACAAAGAAGGCGATCAACTTTATCCAAAATTTGATGCAGTTGAGGCATACAGAAGGGCAATAAAGACCTGGGCAAAATGGATCGATCATAACATCAATCCAAAGAAACAAATTGTCTATTATCGTGGATATTCTTCTGCCCATTTCAG AGGTGGAGATTGGGACTCAGGTGGGTCATGCAATGGTGAAATTGAACCAGTTCTTAGTGGGTCCATCCTAGATAACTATCCCCTGAAAATGAAGATAGTGGAGGAAGCAATTCAGGGAATGAAGTTTCCAGTAACATTACTAAATGTCACAAGGATGACCAACTTCCGCAAGGACGGGCATCCATCGGTTTATGGCCGGAACGTCACTGGCCTAAAAAGAGTCTCAACAAGGCGGCAGGACTGTAGCCATTGGTGTCTTCCTGGGGTCCCTGATGCATGGAATGAGCTCATTTATGCCAACCTTGTTCTCCAACAAGCCAATTCAAGGAGTTAA
- the LOC112697331 gene encoding homeobox-leucine zipper protein HOX1-like → MMLSSTNNNRVMKMEDDAEEEEEECMTGLSLALAGTVVPNKKKNKPLMVSLHQKKFCSTHQRIDDDGGHHHHHHNNKKLRLTKEQSTMLENSFNQHTTLNSAQKKSLAEELNLKTRQIEVWFQNRRARTKLKQTEVDCELLKKRCQSLTDENRRLKKELEEVTAALEATTTTSPPSLYIQHSKASPATTLTMCSSCHKLLLPNSN, encoded by the exons ATGATGTTATCGTCTACTAATAATAATAGAGTGATGAAGATGGAAGAtgatgcagaagaagaagaagaagaatgcatgACTGGGCTTTCTCTTGCTCTGGCGGGAACAGTAGTGccaaacaagaagaaaaacaagccTCTTATGGTTTCCCTTCATCAGAAGAAATTCTGTTCTACTCATCAGAGAATCGATGATGATGGAggacaccaccaccaccatcacaacaacaagaaactcaggCTTACAAAGGAGCAATCAACCATGCTTGAAAACAGCTTCAACCAGCATACCACTCTTAATTCA GCCCAGAAAAAATCACTTGCTGAAGAATTGAATCTAAAGACAAGACAAATTGAAGTTTGGTTTCAGAACAGAAGAGCTAG GACGAAGCTGAAACAGACGGAGGTGGATTGTGAGTTGTTGAAGAAACGGTGCCAAAGTTTAACAGATGAGAACCGAAGGTTGAAGAAGGAGTTGGAGGAAGTAACTGCTGCACTCGAAGCTACAACAACAACATCGCCACCATCATTATACATTCAACACTCCAAAGCTTCACCGGCTACCACTCTCACTATGTGTTCTTCATGCCACAAACTGCTCCttccaaattcaaattaa